The Methanolobus sp. WCC4 genome includes the window TGTTATGAAGACCGCACGGCTTATCTGCTGTGTCTCCACAGAGAATCCGGCATTCTCGAAGTGGTCTATCCAGTCCTGAATACCTCTTTCGATCCCATGATTGTGGTCAAGTGGTTCGACCGCAAGGACCTTCCCTGTGCCAGGTATCATTCTTCTGGCTTCTGAGAGTGCCTTTGGTATGTCATCAAGGTGATGTAGCATGAAGAAACATGTCACTGTATCAAAGCTCTCATCTTCGAAAGGCAGTTCATAGATGCTTGCAGCCTTGAACGATGTGTTCTCTATATCATAGGATATCGCATTCAATCGGCATTGCTCCATTGTCCTTTCAAGAAGGTCGATGCCCGTTACCTTTGCTTCCGGATTCATCCTTGCCATCTGTAGTGTCAGGCTGCCAACCCCGCATCCTGCATCGAGTATGGTACTGCCGTCTACATGTGGTAGTGCTACATCCATTGTCTGCTTCTTGAGGATCTCCATTCCGGCAGGAGGGAACTCAGCTTCTTTGCTGTCAAAGGATGTGTAAGGCATTACACCATAGACAGGTGCCCTGTTCTTTGCAAAGAGTCCCTTGAAGTAGATCTTGTTACCGTCGACCTTTATCAGTTCGACCACGGAGACACCTGTGTGCCTGCAGAACCTTTTGTTCCATTCATCTCTCTTCTCAGGGAATTCCATTTCCAGTGGGTCATGGACCACGATGTAATGTGAGTATTCCTCGAAAAGAAGTTCTTTGGGATCGACCTCATCAAGCTCGACTATGCTCACACTCTCCTTCCAGAGTGCAAGGAGCTGCATGGTCTCTTCATCTGCAAAATTGGATACCTTTCCGATGGGTTTGAATGACATACGCTGAAAATTGTACTTTTCAGATAAACCTTTACTGGTTTACTGCTGTTACAACGATAATTTAGAAGCACCGTATTTCAAAATCATTTGAAACCATAATGTATATATAGCATTTCAACATATTTTGAAACAATGACCTCTTACCTTGTTGATCTGGCTTACATAGGTATTGCATCAGTTCAGGAGTATCTTGCACTTCACGTACTCCTGTGCCTGATACCTGCCTTTTTCCTGGCAGGCGCAATAGCATCGCTCTTCTCAAAAGAGTCTGTCCTGAAGTTCTTCGGGGCTGACGCACCAAAATATGTTTCCTATACAGTTGCCGCTGTCTCCGGCTGTCTTCTGGCCGTATGCAGTTGTACCGTACTGCCTCTCTTTGCAGGAATCTACAAAAGGGGAGCAGGTATCGGTCCTGCAACAACGTTCCTGTTCTCGGCCCCGGCCATAAACATACTGGCCATAGTCTACACCGCCAAGATACTTGGTTATGATCTTGGTGTTGCAAGGGCAGTGATCGCCATAACCCTTTCAATTGTCATTGGTCTTGTAATGGCCTCAATATACGAAAGGAACAACGGTGAAAGAAAGAGCATTAAAACGTTCGGCGAGGAGAAACATGCACACACAGTATGGCTATTCCTTCTGCTCCTGGCGATCCTCGTAACACCTGAGATCTTCCCGACATGGAATCCCATGCTCTTCATAGAGATCCCGCTGATACTTATCACAATATATGTTTCCCTCAAGTGGTTCGACAGGGATGAGCTGGAAAGCTGGATGGGAGAGACATGGTTCCTTGTAAAGCAGATCACACCCCTGCTTCTGATAGGTGTGTTCTTTGCAGGCATCATTGTGGAACTCCTTCCGGCAGAATACGTTGTGGAATATGTAGGAGGTGCCACAGCAGGTTCCTACGTGATCGCATCCGTATCAGCAGCCCTGATGTACTTCTCCACACTCACAGAGGTTCCGATAATAAGTGCACTCACCCTTCTGGGTATGGGAAAAGGTCCGGCACTTGCAATGCTCCTTGCAGGTCCTGCTCTCAGTCTGCCAAATATGATCGTAATAAGCAGGATAATGGGTGTGCAGAAAGGTATGACATACATCTCACTGGTAGTTGTGATATCTGCCATATCAGGATATATCTTTGGTATGTATATTATCTGATAACAGATCACATAAAAAAGGTTCAACGATAACATGAAAATACTGCTGATATCCGATATTCATGGTAATAAGGAAGCACTGGATACGGTGCTTCAAGTCCCGCATGACATGGTCATCTGTCTCGGTGACCTTGCTGACTACGGTCCCTCTCCATCCGAGTGTATAGACCACATAATACAACAGGGTATCGAGACCGTTCTCGGTAACCATGATGCTGCCGTAGGCTCCGGTATCGATTGCGGGTGCGGCTACAAGTACAAGCACCTTTCGCAATCCACAAGGGATTACACCTGGGAGAACACCACAGAGGAGCAGATGGCTTTCCTTCGTCAGCTTCCATTCAATATCGAGAAAGAGATCGACGGCCTGAAGTTGTACTTCACCCACGGAAGTCCGCGTTCCAATTTTGAGTACATAAGGCCTGAGACAACAGAGGAAGAACTTGAGGAAATGGTATCGGATATCGATGCCGATGTGCTGTTCATAGGGCATTCTCATGTTCCCTTCGTAAGGACACATAAGGACATGCTGGTAATAAATCCCGGTTCGGTGGGTCAGCCAAGGGACGGGGACTGGCATGCGAGTTGTGCCGTGTTCGATACTACCAGCAAAGAGACCGAACTTTTACGTCTTGAATATGACATGTATCGTACCTGTACGAAGATCGAGATCAACATGCCCAATGCAGATGAACTGACAGCAATATTAAAGAGAGGGTACTGATATCATTCTGTATGATCAGTTTAAAGATCAGGAGTTTTTAGAAAATGGTATTTGTTGCAGTCTATGAGAAGAATTGTACAGGATGCGGTTCATGTGTTGATGCATGCCCTAATGATATACTTGAGCTTAAGGACGGGGTAACTTTCCCTGCAAGGATGGACTCATGTCAGTATTGTATGACCTGTGTCGGGTCATGTGATCACGGTGCTATAAAGGTATTCCCATAAAAGTATCAATTTGACATTGATCGATAAAGAGATGAACATAATGAAGATAGAGATATTAGGTACAGGTTGTGCTAAGTGCAACAAGGCAAAGAAGTTCGTAGAAGAGGCAGTTGCTCAGGCAGGTGTCGATGCTGAAATAGTGAAGGTAGAGGATATGGATTCCATTCTTTCATATGGCGTGCTTATCACTCCTGCTGTTGTCGTTGACGGTGATGTT containing:
- a CDS encoding class I SAM-dependent methyltransferase; this translates as MSFKPIGKVSNFADEETMQLLALWKESVSIVELDEVDPKELLFEEYSHYIVVHDPLEMEFPEKRDEWNKRFCRHTGVSVVELIKVDGNKIYFKGLFAKNRAPVYGVMPYTSFDSKEAEFPPAGMEILKKQTMDVALPHVDGSTILDAGCGVGSLTLQMARMNPEAKVTGIDLLERTMEQCRLNAISYDIENTSFKAASIYELPFEDESFDTVTCFFMLHHLDDIPKALSEARRMIPGTGKVLAVEPLDHNHGIERGIQDWIDHFENAGFSVETQQISRAVFITARPN
- a CDS encoding permease, which translates into the protein MTSYLVDLAYIGIASVQEYLALHVLLCLIPAFFLAGAIASLFSKESVLKFFGADAPKYVSYTVAAVSGCLLAVCSCTVLPLFAGIYKRGAGIGPATTFLFSAPAINILAIVYTAKILGYDLGVARAVIAITLSIVIGLVMASIYERNNGERKSIKTFGEEKHAHTVWLFLLLLAILVTPEIFPTWNPMLFIEIPLILITIYVSLKWFDRDELESWMGETWFLVKQITPLLLIGVFFAGIIVELLPAEYVVEYVGGATAGSYVIASVSAALMYFSTLTEVPIISALTLLGMGKGPALAMLLAGPALSLPNMIVISRIMGVQKGMTYISLVVVISAISGYIFGMYII
- a CDS encoding metallophosphoesterase family protein, coding for MKILLISDIHGNKEALDTVLQVPHDMVICLGDLADYGPSPSECIDHIIQQGIETVLGNHDAAVGSGIDCGCGYKYKHLSQSTRDYTWENTTEEQMAFLRQLPFNIEKEIDGLKLYFTHGSPRSNFEYIRPETTEEELEEMVSDIDADVLFIGHSHVPFVRTHKDMLVINPGSVGQPRDGDWHASCAVFDTTSKETELLRLEYDMYRTCTKIEINMPNADELTAILKRGY
- a CDS encoding 4Fe-4S dicluster domain-containing protein; this encodes MVFVAVYEKNCTGCGSCVDACPNDILELKDGVTFPARMDSCQYCMTCVGSCDHGAIKVFP
- a CDS encoding thioredoxin family protein, which gives rise to MKIEILGTGCAKCNKAKKFVEEAVAQAGVDAEIVKVEDMDSILSYGVLITPAVVVDGDVKIVGRVPKVDEVIEWITQ